Proteins encoded together in one Benincasa hispida cultivar B227 chromosome 1, ASM972705v1, whole genome shotgun sequence window:
- the LOC120069723 gene encoding protein SCAI: protein MTDNDSEAKSFRAMVESANRKFARVQDVPAYGRVDNHHYFHKVFKAYMRLWKYQQEFRAKLVESGLNRWEIGEIASRIGQLYFGHYMRTSEARFLIEAYVFYEAILNRSYFEGSKNSRKDLGARFKELRFYARFLLVSLFLNRTDTVQVLAERLKALVDDSKATFRATDFKEWRLVVQEIFCFMNVATASTNVRPLRYSAAFDSHPSSLPFVARFHAKRVLKFRDAVLTSYHRNEVKFAEITLDTYRMLQCFEWEPGFFYQKHPVEPNENGAAIDHSGASGIIDINLATDTTDSSLPPNPKKAILYRPSVTHLIAVMATICEELLPDSIMLIYLSAAGKCCQNSVNQMASYGESRKSLKNKVQNSRENCNALPESCKSEKPGSSDLYDEYLWFGHRGNGGPNVLYPGDIIPFTRRPVFLIVDSNNSHAFKVLHGAERGETAAILLSPLRPAFKNPLNVDTTQSGSQFTFFLTAPLPAFCELVGLPSANLDIDVYNDAETIISSAFSDWEIILCTSASLNIVWAQVLSDHFLRRLILRFIFYRSVLSFFNTKEDDDLPVCLPCLPDSLSSNSGVVSSAIRRLAKHLNVADLFNFHAV, encoded by the exons ATGACCGACAACGACTCTGAAGCGAAGAGCTTCCGAGCTATGGTGGAGAGCGCCAACCGGAAGTTCGCTAGGGTCCAAGACGTCCCGGCCTACGGGCGTGTGGACAACCACCACTACTTTCATAAGGTTTTCAAGGCTTATATGCGTCTCTGGAAGTACCAGCAGGAATTCCGCGCGAAGCTTGTTGAATCTGGACTGAACCGCTGGGAAATTGGCGAGATCGCTAGCCGGATTGGTCAGCTTTACTTTGGCCATTATATGAGAACTAGCGAGGCTAGGTTCTTGATTGAAGCCTATGTCTTCTATGAAGCGATTCTTAATCGAAGCTATTTTGAGGGATCGAAGAATTCGAGGAAGGATCTGGGGGCGAGGTTCAAGGAACTGAGATTTTACGCGAGGTTCTTGCTGGTTTCGTTGTTTTTGAATCGTACGGATACTGTTCAGGTTCTAGCGGAACGATTGAAGGCTCTGGTCGACGATAGCAAGGCCACTTTTCGG GCTACTGACTTTAAAGAGTGGAGGCTAGTTGTACAAGAAATTTTCTGCTTCATGAATGTAGCAACAGCCTCGACAAATGTCAGACCTTTACGTTATTCTGCTGCATTTGATTCCCATCCATCATCCCTTCCATTTGTGGCACGTTTCCATGCAAAGAGGGTTCTTAAATTTCGAGATGCTGTTCTGACTAGCTACCATCGAAATGAG GTTAAATTTGCGGAAATTACTTTGGACACTTATAGAATGCTGCAATGTTTTGAATGGGAGCCTGGTTTCTTCTACCAAAAGCATCCAGTTGAACCAAATGAAAATGGAGCTGCCATTGATCATTCTGGGGCATCTGGAATCATTGATATTAACTTAGCTACTGATACTACCGATTCATCTTTACCTCCAAATCCAAAGAAAGCTATCCTCTATCGACCTTCTGTGACTCATTTGATAGCT GTCATGGCCACAATTTGTGAAGAGCTCCTTCCAGATAGTATCATGCTGATTTATCTGTCTGCAGCAG GGAAATGCTGTCAAAACAGTGTCAATCAAATGGCGAGTTATGGGGAATCAAGAAAATCCTTGAAAAATAAAGTCcagaattcacgagaaaattgTAATGCTCTACCCGAATCTTGTAAGAGTGAGAAGCCAGGATCGAGTGACCTTTATGATGAGTATTTGTGGTTTGGGCATAGGGGTAATGGAG GTCCAAACGTTTTATACCCTGGTGATATAATACCTTTTACACGTAGACCAGTTTTCTTGATAGTTGACAGTAACAACAGCCATGCATTCAAG GTTCTACATGGGGCAGAGAGAGGAGAAACTGCCGCCATACTTCTTTCACCATTGAGGCCTGCATTCAAGAATCCCTTAAATGTTGATACAACTCAATCGGGAAGTCAATTTACTTTTTTCTTGACTGCCCCTCTGCCGGCATTTTGCGAATTGGTTGGCCTCCCCTCGGCCAATTTGGATATA GATGTTTACAATGATGCTGAGACCATAATCTCCTCTGCATTTTCCGATTGGGAAATAATTCTTTGTACATCAGCTAGCTTAAATATCGTCTGGGCCCAAGTTTTGTCTGATCATTTTTTACGGCGTCTTATTCTCAG ATTTATATTCTACCGATCTGTGCTATCATTCTTCAACACAAAAGAAGACGACGACCTTCCTGTTTGCCTGCCTTGTCTTCCCGACTCTCTCTCTTCAAATTCTGGAGTTGTCAGCTCAGCAATTCGCCGTCTTGCAAAACACCTTAATGTTGCCGACTTATTTAACTTCCACGCAGTGTAA